The genomic window ATAAGAAGCGATGTGAAGAAATGATAGAGAAGAGCCTAGCCATGGTCACAAGTTTGGCCCCATTAATTGGATATGATATGGCTGCCAAGATAGCAAAAGAGGCATACGATACCGGTAAGACGGTCAGAGAGATCTGTATGGAGAAGAATGTTCTTCCAGAGGATAAATTGAAGAAGATCCTTGACCCCTGGTCGATGACTGGATAAAAATTAATCATGCAGTTAATTACTCGCCTATTTTCGAGTAACAAATTTACCAAGTCTAATAAATGTTGACTAGATGTGAATGGGTTTGGTACGATCCCTTATTAACAGAGTATCACGACAAGGAATGGGGCGTACCTCTTCATGATGATAGACGACTCTTTGAATTCTTAATTCTTGATGCTTTTCAGGCTGGCTTAAGCTGGTCAATTATTCTAAGAAAACGAGAGAACTTCAGACGAGCCTTCTCAGGCTTTGATCCCTTTAAGATCGCTAAGTTCAATGAATCAAAGGTTGATCGCTTACTTCAGGATTCTGGAATAGTAAGAAATAAGTTAAAAATAGATTCTACAATTTCAAATGCTAAGTCCTTTCTGGCTGTTCGCAAAGAATTTGGGACGTTTGATAAATATATCTGGCAGTTTGTAAACTACAGAACAATTCGAAATGGATGGAAATCTATAAAGGAATTACCAGCTAAGACTGAGGAATCGGATGCAATGAGCAAGGATCTAAAAAAGATGGGTTTTAGATTTGTGGGTTCAACAATTTGCTATGCCTTCATGCAGGCTGCTGGAATGGTTAATGATCACGTTATTAATTGTTTTCGTTATGAAGAATTAGAGTGATATTAAAGTGTGATATGTATAACGACTATATTCAAATTTTAAAACTCGCATATTGTGGATAAGAAGTCATTCGAAGAACTTGTTGAAAGGGCGTACAGCTCAATCCCTGAGGAATTCAGAAAGAAAATTGAGAATGTTGTCATAACTGTTGAGGATTACCCAACTAGGGACGATCTACAAACACTCAAATTAAGAAGAGATAGTCTATTGCTGGGTCTCTATAGGGGTGTGCCTCTGCCGAAGAGGAGCGTGTGGCAGGTAGCTGGCTTCCCGGATCAAATCGTCTTATATCAGAAGGATATAGAGAGAATTTGTAGAAATGAAAAGGAGATTGAGGATAAGGTTAATGAGGTATTAATACATGAGATAGGACACTATTTCGGCCTATCCGATAAAGAAATTTATGAACTCATGGGAAAGTCGTGACCCTTCTGCTAAGCGACGGATTTTTTTGCCAACACATTCGAGGCTTGGTTCAGGGGAAAGGGTTTGTGTTTTTTATGATAATGGATAACGGAGAGAATTCCACCAGCCGAGACAAGTATGGTTCCGAGTATCGACAAAGTATTCGGCACTTCATTCCATACGATCCATCCGATTATTCCTGAAAAGACTACGACGGAATAGTTGAATGGAGAAACCCGTGACGGTGAGGCTTGTTCATAGGCGAGGATGAGAAGAAGCTGAGCTATTGCCATGGTTAACCCAATTCCGATCAAGTAAATCCAGGCTATCGGTTCAGGCGTGGACCACTCGGTAATTAATAAAGGCACCGTCAGTACAGTTGAGATCAAAAAGTAGTAGAAGAGAATGCGTGTTGAGGGCTCTGTGATGTTTAAACGACCGACGGTAACAAGCGCGATGGCAGAGAAGATACCGGCTATAAGCGCCAGAGAGGTTGCCCAGCTAAAGACGTCCCTTCCTGGTTGTATT from Thermodesulfobacteriota bacterium includes these protein-coding regions:
- a CDS encoding metallopeptidase family protein, encoding MDKKSFEELVERAYSSIPEEFRKKIENVVITVEDYPTRDDLQTLKLRRDSLLLGLYRGVPLPKRSVWQVAGFPDQIVLYQKDIERICRNEKEIEDKVNEVLIHEIGHYFGLSDKEIYELMGKS
- a CDS encoding DNA-3-methyladenine glycosylase I, encoding MLTRCEWVWYDPLLTEYHDKEWGVPLHDDRRLFEFLILDAFQAGLSWSIILRKRENFRRAFSGFDPFKIAKFNESKVDRLLQDSGIVRNKLKIDSTISNAKSFLAVRKEFGTFDKYIWQFVNYRTIRNGWKSIKELPAKTEESDAMSKDLKKMGFRFVGSTICYAFMQAAGMVNDHVINCFRYEELE
- a CDS encoding DMT family transporter; amino-acid sequence: MTETNTPRNHNLGLGVLLTVLAFLSVAIMSAFGKAATKSVSSGVLVFFQNSISLVLLTPWIVRGGIGNLQTEHFWLHFVRGVSGLLSQYFMFIALNYISLVDAVLLVNAAPLFIPLVAWIWLKHGVSGRLWFSLVIGFVGIVLIIQPGRDVFSWATSLALIAGIFSAIALVTVGRLNITEPSTRILFYYFLISTVLTVPLLITEWSTPEPIAWIYLIGIGLTMAIAQLLLILAYEQASPSRVSPFNYSVVVFSGIIGWIVWNEVPNTLSILGTILVSAGGILSVIHYHKKHKPFPLNQASNVLAKKSVA